The Candidatus Binatus sp. genome has a window encoding:
- a CDS encoding transposase yields MESPSKKIRRSNPHLRLAGAAYFVTWRLRRGQGELQPPERTQVVLTLRHFKHDRYELLGYVVMDDHVHAILQPKGDEDLGKIIHSWKSFSANAFQRMFGRTGRIWQTSYYDRIVSPEGELTEKLTYIFNNPFKRWPEIKEYE; encoded by the coding sequence ATGGAATCACCGTCAAAAAAGATTCGTCGATCGAATCCGCATTTGAGATTGGCCGGGGCCGCGTACTTCGTGACTTGGAGACTCAGACGCGGACAAGGTGAGTTGCAGCCGCCGGAACGGACGCAGGTTGTACTCACTTTGCGCCATTTCAAGCATGATAGGTACGAGTTGCTCGGATACGTCGTGATGGACGATCATGTGCACGCGATATTGCAGCCCAAAGGGGACGAGGATTTAGGGAAAATAATCCATTCCTGGAAATCGTTCAGTGCCAATGCTTTCCAACGGATGTTCGGCAGGACCGGCAGGATTTGGCAAACGAGTTACTATGATCGAATTGTTTCTCCCGAGGGCGAGTTGACCGAGAAGCTGACGTACATTTTCAACAATCCATTTAAGCGCTGGCCGGAAATCAAAGAGTACGAGTAG
- a CDS encoding serine hydrolase: MGWSEVERAFNDAVEQGIIPGATVVVRCGADVVFEGVFGFRSIVPERSPLKIDTVYDLSSLTKALATTVAVMMLARDGKFRLDDRVTRFFPNFGVHGKIGVTFRHLLAHCSGLPAWRPFYQRVAEIEKGGRVNFMASYGSKEFIYEEIHREKPEAPPCTKAIYSDEGFITLGETIEKVSSVALNRFCREKIFRPLGLRATDYIDISLVRSRRLEPVADMFAPTEICPSRKRMLVGEVDDENAFAMGGVAGHAGLFAPVREVDRIAAELIACYAGRSDFVPQRIIREFWTRDKTVAGSTWALGWDTPSPQGSSSGHHFSPQAVGHLGFTGTSIWIEPAREIAISMLTNRVHPKRANQAIREFRPKIHDMIMEAIDGG, encoded by the coding sequence TTGGGATGGAGTGAAGTCGAGCGAGCTTTCAACGACGCCGTCGAGCAAGGGATCATCCCCGGCGCCACGGTGGTGGTTCGATGCGGCGCGGACGTCGTGTTCGAGGGCGTGTTCGGATTTCGATCGATCGTGCCGGAGCGTTCGCCGCTTAAAATCGACACGGTTTACGATTTGTCGTCGTTGACGAAGGCGCTGGCGACGACGGTGGCGGTGATGATGCTCGCGCGCGACGGCAAATTTCGTCTCGATGATCGGGTGACGCGATTTTTCCCGAACTTCGGCGTGCACGGAAAAATCGGCGTGACGTTCCGCCATCTGCTAGCGCATTGCTCGGGCCTGCCGGCGTGGCGGCCGTTCTATCAGCGCGTCGCGGAAATCGAGAAGGGCGGGCGGGTCAATTTCATGGCGAGTTACGGCTCGAAGGAATTCATTTACGAGGAAATCCATCGCGAGAAACCGGAAGCGCCGCCTTGCACCAAGGCGATTTATTCCGACGAAGGATTTATCACGCTGGGCGAGACGATCGAAAAAGTTTCGAGCGTCGCGCTGAACCGGTTTTGCCGCGAGAAGATTTTTCGGCCGCTCGGGCTCCGCGCGACCGACTATATCGATATCTCGCTGGTGCGCTCGCGGCGGCTCGAGCCGGTGGCCGACATGTTCGCGCCGACCGAGATTTGTCCATCGCGCAAGCGGATGCTGGTCGGCGAAGTCGATGATGAGAACGCGTTTGCGATGGGCGGAGTCGCCGGGCACGCGGGACTGTTCGCGCCGGTGCGCGAGGTCGATCGAATCGCCGCGGAATTGATCGCGTGCTACGCGGGCCGCTCGGATTTTGTGCCGCAGCGGATCATTCGCGAGTTCTGGACGCGCGACAAAACGGTGGCGGGCTCGACGTGGGCGCTCGGATGGGACACGCCGTCGCCGCAGGGCTCGAGCTCGGGGCATCATTTTTCACCGCAAGCGGTCGGGCATCTCGGGTTCACCGGCACCTCGATCTGGATCGAGCCGGCGCGCGAGATCGCGATTTCGATGCTGACGAATCGAGTTCATCCGAAGCGCGCCAACCAGGCGATCCGCGAGTTCCGTCCGAAAATACACGACATGATCATGGAAGCGATCGACGGTGGCTGA
- a CDS encoding zinc-dependent alcohol dehydrogenase family protein — translation MKAAVFEAAKKPLVVKNVPDPECAANGAIIAVEANGICRSDWHAWSGDWSWMGLAAQPGSILGHEFSGIVQEVGKDIRNFKKGDRVVVPFSQGDGTCEYCRNGQSNVCLTPLLPGFSYHGGFGHLVAVPFADLNLVKLPESIGFVEAASLGCRFMTSFHGIVDRAQVKPGEWVVVHGCGGIGLSAINIAAAIGANVIGVDLDSAKLELAKGLGAMHVINAKKVDPIPQILELTGGGAHVSVDALGIATTCRNSIMSLRKQGRHLQIGLTTSAEGGEISVPIDRMVTMELQIIASLGMQASHYPAMLQMVQAGKVSPKGMITGTCGLDGINKVFEEMNTFQNVGVTVINQY, via the coding sequence ATGAAAGCAGCAGTATTTGAGGCGGCCAAAAAGCCTCTGGTCGTAAAAAATGTTCCCGATCCCGAATGCGCAGCCAATGGCGCGATCATCGCAGTCGAGGCCAACGGCATCTGCCGTTCGGATTGGCATGCGTGGTCGGGCGATTGGTCGTGGATGGGACTGGCGGCGCAGCCGGGCTCGATTCTAGGTCACGAGTTTAGCGGCATCGTGCAGGAAGTCGGCAAGGACATCAGGAATTTCAAGAAGGGCGATCGCGTCGTGGTGCCGTTCAGCCAGGGCGATGGCACCTGCGAATATTGCCGCAACGGACAATCCAACGTATGCCTGACGCCGCTGCTGCCGGGCTTTTCGTATCACGGCGGATTCGGTCATCTGGTGGCAGTGCCGTTCGCGGATCTTAATCTCGTGAAATTGCCGGAGAGTATCGGATTCGTCGAAGCCGCCTCGCTGGGATGCCGCTTCATGACGTCGTTCCATGGAATTGTGGATCGCGCACAGGTGAAGCCGGGCGAATGGGTCGTCGTGCACGGATGCGGCGGAATCGGACTCTCGGCGATCAATATCGCGGCGGCGATCGGCGCCAACGTGATCGGTGTCGATCTCGATAGCGCAAAACTCGAATTGGCCAAGGGCCTCGGCGCGATGCACGTGATCAACGCTAAAAAGGTCGATCCGATTCCGCAAATCCTGGAACTCACCGGCGGCGGCGCTCATGTGTCGGTCGATGCGCTCGGAATCGCGACCACCTGCCGCAACTCGATCATGAGTCTGCGCAAGCAGGGGCGTCATCTGCAGATCGGACTCACGACGTCGGCGGAAGGCGGCGAAATTTCGGTGCCAATCGATCGAATGGTGACGATGGAACTGCAGATAATCGCGTCGCTCGGGATGCAGGCGTCGCACTATCCCGCGATGCTGCAAATGGTCCAGGCGGGTAAAGTGTCGCCCAAGGGAATGATCACCGGCACCTGCGGCCTCGACGGCATCAACAAGGTCTTCGAGGAGATGAACACGTTCCAGAATGTCGGCGTCACGGTGATCAATCAGTACTAA
- a CDS encoding 2-oxo acid dehydrogenase subunit E2, with product MSFLIQMPKLGHTMTEGTVLKWHKRAGDNVREGEAVLTVETDKAEIEIESPAAGVLARVLADEGVVVGVGLPLGEIVREGETASDLTASVVEAPAKTASSNSGAAVSSPQKAASAAGAKRVIASPRAKRIAAERGIDLSSVAGSGPDGMITEDDVRKIGEKKIAEQPTAQMPASTPGFATEGLAPSRREKLTRIQMVGARNVTSSWKEIPHFVQMVRIDMKRALEARQSINAAGSRVSVTDVILSATVLALKENPRINASYSDGERLIYDQINLGIAVDTPDGLVVPVIHDAGALDIKGISARAAELAERARNKRLRPADIENATFTVSNLGAYGIENGTPVIFAPQSALMFVGAIHDEVLAIEGRAEVRPAMQIAIAYDHRGLDGANASRFTTRVKALLEAPDFLGAVANTKTAAPERHREVRIEAVGESLKTEVRYGGLRWPLSAEDASAPDPVSSFLGALGSCLLMSLRVAARARKMQVGRTSVQARSNEKGHVKEIQVELQVETAIDDEQLHRLVEVAERGCHIRALIRDEVAFSLQVARI from the coding sequence ATGTCATTTCTCATTCAGATGCCCAAGCTCGGCCACACGATGACCGAGGGAACCGTGCTCAAGTGGCACAAACGCGCGGGCGACAATGTTCGCGAAGGCGAGGCGGTGCTGACGGTCGAGACCGACAAGGCGGAAATCGAAATCGAGTCGCCGGCGGCGGGCGTGCTCGCGCGAGTGCTGGCGGATGAAGGCGTGGTGGTCGGCGTGGGATTGCCGCTCGGCGAGATCGTGCGCGAGGGCGAGACGGCGAGCGATTTGACGGCATCGGTAGTGGAGGCGCCGGCGAAGACGGCATCGAGCAATTCGGGGGCGGCGGTATCGTCGCCGCAGAAGGCGGCGTCGGCAGCGGGCGCGAAGCGAGTGATCGCGTCGCCGCGCGCGAAGCGGATCGCGGCGGAACGCGGAATCGATTTGTCGAGTGTCGCGGGCAGCGGCCCCGACGGCATGATTACCGAAGACGACGTTCGCAAAATCGGCGAGAAGAAAATCGCAGAGCAACCGACGGCGCAAATGCCCGCATCGACGCCAGGGTTTGCGACAGAAGGGCTGGCGCCGTCGCGGCGGGAGAAACTCACGCGGATTCAGATGGTCGGCGCGCGCAACGTCACGTCGAGCTGGAAGGAAATTCCGCACTTCGTGCAGATGGTGCGAATCGACATGAAGCGCGCGCTCGAAGCGCGGCAATCGATCAATGCGGCCGGCAGTCGCGTGTCGGTGACCGATGTGATCCTCAGCGCCACGGTGCTCGCGCTGAAAGAGAATCCGCGCATCAACGCGAGCTACAGCGATGGCGAGCGGCTGATCTACGACCAGATCAATCTTGGGATCGCAGTCGATACGCCAGACGGACTCGTGGTGCCGGTGATTCACGACGCGGGCGCGCTCGATATCAAGGGGATCAGTGCGCGAGCGGCGGAACTCGCGGAGCGCGCGCGGAACAAGCGACTGCGGCCCGCCGACATCGAGAACGCGACGTTCACGGTATCGAACCTGGGGGCATACGGAATCGAGAACGGCACGCCGGTGATATTCGCTCCGCAATCGGCGCTGATGTTCGTCGGTGCGATTCACGACGAAGTGCTGGCGATCGAAGGGCGTGCGGAAGTGCGGCCCGCGATGCAGATTGCGATCGCATACGATCATCGCGGACTCGACGGCGCGAACGCGTCGCGCTTCACGACGCGGGTGAAGGCATTGCTCGAGGCGCCGGATTTTCTCGGCGCTGTTGCGAACACGAAAACTGCTGCGCCGGAGCGTCATCGCGAGGTGAGAATCGAGGCGGTCGGCGAATCGCTCAAGACCGAGGTGAGATACGGCGGGCTTCGATGGCCGCTTTCGGCCGAGGATGCGAGCGCGCCCGATCCGGTGTCGTCATTTCTGGGCGCGCTCGGATCGTGCCTGCTGATGTCGCTGCGGGTAGCGGCGCGTGCGCGCAAAATGCAGGTCGGCCGCACGTCGGTTCAGGCGCGGTCGAACGAAAAGGGGCACGTCAAGGAAATTCAAGTAGAACTTCAAGTTGAGACCGCGATCGACGACGAGCAACTCCATCGGCTGGTCGAGGTGGCGGAGCGCGGCTGCCATATCAGGGCGCTGATTCGCGACGAGGTTGCATTTTCACTGCAAGTCGCGCGGATATAA
- a CDS encoding LD-carboxypeptidase, which translates to MNRRATKPKALKAGDTVAVVAPAAAIERAHLERGVNVLASLGFRVKVSERLLARSGILAGDDADRARELQSCFADPEVKGIFAARGGYGCGRLMPLLDFQAIARTPKVFVGFSDETFILNAMVDRAGVVAFHGPMVAMDFARGLSPRSLEHMQRLLSGELNGFELEARETMHPGVARGDVIGGCLSVLVATLGTPYAPNFDGRILFIEDTGEKAYRIDRMLVQLRQSGALARVAGIVFGAIRPVDGDEQEARLIARFIAAQTAEAGCPVLYGIEAGHGTENFTIPFGVAAQIDGAARRIVFTERAVTT; encoded by the coding sequence GTGAATCGAAGAGCGACCAAACCGAAGGCGCTGAAGGCCGGAGACACCGTGGCGGTGGTTGCGCCGGCGGCGGCGATCGAGCGGGCGCATCTGGAGCGCGGCGTCAACGTACTCGCGTCGCTGGGGTTCAGAGTGAAGGTGTCGGAGCGGCTGCTGGCGCGATCGGGAATCCTCGCGGGCGACGACGCCGATCGCGCGCGCGAGTTGCAATCATGTTTCGCCGATCCCGAGGTGAAAGGAATTTTCGCGGCGCGCGGCGGTTACGGATGCGGGCGGCTGATGCCGTTGCTCGACTTTCAGGCGATCGCGCGGACGCCGAAGGTGTTCGTCGGATTTTCGGACGAGACATTCATCTTGAATGCGATGGTCGATCGCGCGGGCGTGGTGGCGTTCCACGGACCGATGGTCGCGATGGATTTTGCGCGCGGACTGAGTCCCCGCTCGCTCGAGCACATGCAGCGGCTTCTGAGCGGCGAGCTTAATGGCTTCGAGTTGGAGGCGCGCGAAACGATGCATCCGGGGGTCGCGCGCGGCGACGTGATCGGCGGATGCCTATCGGTGCTGGTGGCGACGCTTGGCACTCCGTACGCGCCGAATTTTGACGGCCGGATTCTCTTTATTGAGGACACCGGCGAGAAGGCGTATCGAATCGATCGGATGCTCGTGCAGCTAAGACAGTCGGGTGCGCTGGCGCGGGTGGCGGGAATCGTGTTTGGCGCAATCAGGCCGGTCGATGGCGACGAGCAGGAGGCGCGTTTGATCGCGCGGTTTATCGCGGCGCAGACCGCCGAAGCGGGCTGTCCGGTGTTGTATGGAATCGAGGCGGGGCACGGCACCGAGAACTTTACGATCCCGTTCGGAGTGGCGGCGCAAATTGACGGCGCGGCGCGGCGGATCGTATTCACAGAGCGAGCAGTCACGACCTAG
- a CDS encoding NAD(P)H-quinone oxidoreductase, with translation MKAVIAEKPGDENVLKLAEVAEPALKPDEIMIRVRAAGLNRADILQRQGFYPPPPGASEIIGLECAGDVAAIGASVSGWKVGDRAMALLPGGGYAEKAAAHHGSAMKIPSSMSFAEAAGLPEVFLTAFLNLFMLAGLKDGETSLIHGGGSGVGTASILLIKEAGLRSIVTAGSDGKCEQCLKLGADIAINYKNGPFAAAVKTATGGRGVDVILDSIGGAYLAGNIEALAHGGRLVLIGLMSGARAEIDLAAVLRRHLKIFGSTLRTRPAAEKAEIIAAFVARFGAALEAGRLRPPIYKVLPASEAATAHRMMQASEHFGKIILSFD, from the coding sequence ATGAAAGCAGTGATTGCGGAAAAACCGGGCGACGAGAATGTTCTCAAACTCGCCGAGGTCGCGGAGCCCGCGCTCAAGCCCGACGAGATCATGATTCGGGTGCGGGCGGCCGGGCTGAATCGCGCGGACATCCTGCAGCGCCAGGGATTTTATCCGCCGCCGCCGGGCGCGTCGGAGATAATCGGCCTCGAGTGCGCGGGCGATGTCGCGGCGATCGGTGCGTCGGTGAGCGGATGGAAGGTCGGCGATCGCGCGATGGCGCTGCTGCCGGGCGGCGGCTACGCGGAGAAAGCCGCGGCGCATCACGGGTCGGCGATGAAAATCCCGTCGTCGATGAGTTTCGCGGAAGCCGCGGGGCTGCCTGAGGTTTTTCTGACCGCGTTTCTCAACCTCTTCATGCTGGCCGGATTGAAGGACGGCGAGACGTCGCTGATTCACGGCGGCGGCAGCGGAGTCGGCACCGCTTCGATTTTGTTGATCAAGGAAGCGGGGCTGCGATCGATCGTGACGGCGGGCTCCGACGGAAAATGCGAGCAATGTCTGAAGCTCGGCGCCGATATCGCGATCAACTACAAGAACGGCCCGTTTGCGGCGGCGGTCAAGACTGCAACCGGTGGGCGCGGCGTCGACGTGATTCTCGACAGTATCGGCGGCGCGTACCTCGCGGGGAATATCGAAGCGCTCGCCCACGGCGGACGGCTGGTGCTGATCGGGCTGATGAGCGGCGCGCGCGCGGAGATCGATCTGGCGGCGGTACTGCGAAGGCATCTCAAGATTTTTGGATCGACGCTGCGCACGCGTCCGGCGGCGGAGAAGGCGGAGATCATCGCGGCGTTTGTCGCGCGGTTCGGCGCGGCGCTCGAGGCGGGCCGGCTGCGGCCGCCGATCTACAAGGTGCTGCCGGCCTCGGAAGCTGCAACGGCGCATCGCATGATGCAGGCGAGCGAGCACTTCGGCAAGATCATCCTGAGCTTCGACTGA
- a CDS encoding LLM class flavin-dependent oxidoreductase, whose product MARKLAIGVNWQGRLDFKAVIERAKLADAAGIHSVWVAEAWGRDAFTLLTLLAEHTSKIQLATSIVNIYSRTPAALAQHFGTLDELSNGRMIIGLGTSGPQVIEHFHGVPFNPPLTRMKETVEIINMIMAGTPLNYDGKLFKLKRGFTIRFEPVRKHIPVWIASLNKKSVEFTARQADGWLPVMIPVSSLKGAIGDFRKIVTEGGREPRAVEVKAPGGVTVTNNPERAMAGHAGTVAFYAARMGTFYSEQLTRFGFGDEVQKIKQAWDAGSAKAGTAAVPPKMLSELGYVGGIEGALDRLKQQEEAGVDLHPVEIEAGNNVAEFEKTVARLIG is encoded by the coding sequence ATGGCGCGCAAACTGGCAATCGGAGTGAACTGGCAGGGCCGGCTCGATTTCAAGGCGGTGATCGAACGCGCGAAACTCGCGGACGCGGCGGGAATCCATTCGGTGTGGGTCGCCGAGGCGTGGGGCCGCGACGCGTTCACGCTGCTGACGCTGCTGGCGGAGCATACCAGCAAGATTCAGCTTGCGACTTCGATCGTGAATATCTACTCGCGCACGCCGGCCGCGCTGGCGCAGCATTTCGGCACGCTCGATGAGCTCAGCAACGGGCGCATGATAATCGGACTTGGCACCAGCGGTCCGCAGGTGATCGAGCATTTCCACGGCGTGCCGTTCAATCCGCCGCTGACGCGGATGAAAGAGACGGTCGAGATCATCAACATGATCATGGCGGGCACGCCGCTCAACTACGACGGCAAGCTGTTCAAGCTGAAGCGCGGATTTACGATTCGCTTCGAGCCGGTGCGCAAGCATATCCCGGTGTGGATCGCGTCGCTCAACAAGAAGAGCGTCGAGTTCACCGCGCGGCAGGCGGACGGATGGCTGCCGGTGATGATTCCGGTGAGTTCGCTGAAAGGCGCGATCGGCGATTTTCGGAAAATCGTGACGGAGGGGGGCCGCGAGCCGCGCGCGGTCGAAGTCAAAGCGCCGGGCGGAGTCACGGTGACGAACAATCCTGAACGCGCGATGGCCGGACATGCGGGCACGGTCGCGTTCTACGCGGCGCGGATGGGTACCTTCTATTCGGAGCAACTGACGCGATTCGGCTTCGGCGACGAAGTGCAAAAAATCAAGCAGGCGTGGGATGCGGGCAGCGCGAAAGCCGGCACGGCCGCAGTGCCGCCGAAGATGCTGAGCGAGCTTGGCTACGTCGGCGGAATTGAAGGCGCGCTCGATCGGCTGAAGCAGCAGGAAGAGGCGGGCGTCGATCTGCATCCGGTGGAAATCGAAGCGGGCAACAACGTCGCGGAGTTCGAAAAGACCGTCGCGCGGCTGATCGGATGA
- the murC gene encoding UDP-N-acetylmuramate--L-alanine ligase — MADSASAARLAKIPSAVKHVHLIGVAGTAMAALAGMLTERGYRVTGSDNQLYEPTASLLRNSRVEVVGSFAAANLTLAPDFIAPDLVIVGNVIPRINPEAVALLRTEIPYLSMPEALWHFFLKNHRVLMVAGTHGKTTSTAMMAHVLESAGRDPSMLVGGVAKDFGSNYRLGRGEDFVIEGDEYDTAFFDKGPKFLHYRASGAIITAVEFDHADIYRDLEHVKASFRALAAQMDSSRVLALCADFPHALEVASDARARRITFGLRGGEFQASDVEVGADGAKFSITRDGARVVAQMHLPIGGRMNVANALGVYVLLNAFGVRDDEIAHGFRTFKGVVRRQEIIGEAAGVTVVDDFAHHPTAIGVTLEAIAERFPGRRILAAFEPRSNTARRNVFQRGFASAFSRASRVYLGPVYFKENDPIPEGERLDTGMLASEISSHGAAAMACASNDEILERMLDDARAGDVALFMSNGPFDGLKEKFLAALKGRE, encoded by the coding sequence GTGGCTGATTCCGCCAGCGCTGCACGCCTCGCAAAAATTCCCAGTGCGGTCAAACACGTTCATCTGATTGGCGTGGCGGGCACCGCGATGGCGGCGCTCGCGGGGATGCTGACGGAGCGCGGCTACCGCGTAACCGGCTCGGACAATCAACTCTATGAGCCGACCGCGTCGCTGCTGCGAAACTCGCGAGTCGAGGTGGTCGGATCGTTCGCGGCGGCGAATCTGACGCTCGCGCCGGACTTTATAGCACCAGACTTGGTCATCGTCGGCAATGTGATCCCGCGAATCAATCCGGAAGCGGTCGCGCTGCTCAGGACCGAGATTCCGTATCTCTCGATGCCCGAGGCGCTTTGGCACTTCTTCCTGAAGAATCATCGCGTGCTGATGGTCGCGGGGACGCACGGCAAGACGACTTCGACGGCGATGATGGCGCACGTGCTGGAGAGCGCGGGGCGCGATCCGTCGATGCTGGTGGGCGGAGTCGCCAAGGATTTCGGATCGAACTATCGGCTGGGGCGCGGCGAAGATTTTGTGATCGAGGGTGACGAATACGACACCGCGTTTTTCGACAAGGGGCCGAAGTTTCTGCATTACCGCGCAAGCGGCGCGATCATCACGGCGGTCGAGTTCGATCACGCGGACATCTATCGCGATCTCGAGCACGTGAAAGCGAGTTTTCGCGCGCTGGCCGCGCAGATGGATTCGTCGCGGGTGCTCGCGCTATGCGCGGATTTTCCGCATGCGCTCGAAGTCGCCAGCGATGCGCGTGCGCGGAGGATCACATTCGGTTTGCGTGGCGGAGAATTCCAGGCGTCGGATGTCGAGGTGGGCGCGGACGGCGCGAAGTTTTCGATCACGCGCGACGGCGCGCGAGTCGTCGCGCAAATGCATCTGCCGATTGGCGGACGGATGAACGTCGCGAACGCGCTCGGTGTGTACGTCCTGCTGAATGCGTTCGGCGTGCGGGATGACGAAATTGCGCACGGGTTCAGGACGTTCAAGGGCGTGGTGCGGCGCCAGGAAATAATCGGCGAGGCGGCGGGGGTGACGGTGGTGGATGATTTTGCGCATCATCCGACGGCGATCGGCGTAACGCTGGAAGCGATCGCGGAACGGTTTCCGGGGCGCAGAATTCTTGCGGCGTTTGAGCCGCGATCGAACACGGCGCGGCGCAACGTTTTTCAACGCGGATTTGCGAGCGCTTTCAGCCGCGCGTCGCGCGTGTATCTGGGACCGGTGTACTTCAAGGAGAACGATCCGATTCCCGAAGGTGAGCGGCTCGATACGGGAATGCTCGCATCGGAGATCAGTTCGCACGGCGCGGCCGCGATGGCGTGCGCTTCGAACGACGAGATCCTTGAGCGGATGCTCGATGACGCGCGCGCCGGCGACGTCGCATTATTTATGTCGAATGGACCGTTCGACGGCCTGAAGGAAAAATTCCTTGCCGCGCTGAAAGGGCGAGAGTGA
- a CDS encoding alpha-ketoacid dehydrogenase subunit beta — protein sequence MRTITYAQGIKEALEEEMRRDPTVVLYGEDVANFGGIFRITSGLQEEFGAERVFDTPISENAFVGAAVGAAITGLRPVVELQFADFLFTTADEIVLKAGMWRYVHGGAFKVPMVVRCPSGAAGVGPEHGQCPEAFFMHSPGLRIVSPATPADAKGLLKSAIRDDNPVLYFEHKLLYATKGEIPDDEDYLVPLGKAAIRREGDALTLVAISAMVPKAMKVAERLAQEGHNIEVIDPRSLNPFDRPAIIESVKKTGKIVVAEESYKTLGVGAEIGAMLMEEVLEYLDRPLRRVAMPDVPIPTAAALEKFVIPNEEKIYQACRELLS from the coding sequence ATGCGGACGATTACATACGCACAGGGAATCAAGGAAGCGCTCGAAGAAGAGATGCGGCGCGATCCGACGGTGGTGCTGTACGGCGAGGACGTCGCGAACTTCGGCGGAATTTTTCGCATCACGAGCGGCTTGCAGGAAGAGTTCGGCGCCGAGCGCGTGTTCGATACGCCGATATCGGAGAATGCGTTCGTCGGCGCGGCGGTGGGCGCGGCGATCACGGGACTCAGGCCGGTGGTCGAGTTGCAGTTCGCGGATTTTCTTTTCACTACCGCCGACGAGATCGTGCTGAAAGCCGGGATGTGGCGCTACGTGCACGGCGGAGCGTTCAAGGTGCCGATGGTGGTGCGATGTCCGTCGGGTGCGGCGGGCGTCGGTCCCGAGCACGGGCAATGTCCCGAGGCGTTTTTCATGCATTCGCCGGGACTGCGGATCGTCTCGCCGGCTACGCCAGCCGACGCGAAGGGACTGCTGAAGAGCGCGATTCGCGACGACAATCCGGTGCTGTATTTCGAACATAAATTGTTGTACGCGACCAAGGGCGAAATTCCCGACGACGAAGATTACCTGGTGCCGCTCGGCAAGGCCGCGATTCGCCGTGAGGGCGATGCGCTGACGCTGGTCGCGATTTCCGCGATGGTGCCGAAGGCGATGAAGGTCGCGGAACGGCTGGCGCAAGAGGGGCACAATATCGAGGTGATCGATCCACGCTCGCTGAATCCATTCGACCGGCCGGCGATTATCGAATCGGTGAAGAAGACCGGAAAAATCGTGGTGGCCGAGGAGAGTTACAAGACCCTCGGCGTCGGCGCGGAAATCGGCGCGATGCTGATGGAAGAAGTGCTCGAATATCTCGACCGGCCGCTCAGGCGCGTTGCGATGCCCGACGTGCCGATACCGACTGCGGCGGCGCTCGAGAAGTTTGTGATCCCGAACGAAGAAAAAATCTATCAAGCCTGCCGCGAGTTGCTGAGTTAG
- a CDS encoding DUF2141 domain-containing protein, with amino-acid sequence MRIRAGLFVAAIVVMAIACATPIRAEIATPAETSIATLIATPTAGAGMSASPTAAPSPTAAPAAGAENALNIEVVGLQNDAGQVGCSLFNDPVAYPRDDTKVLSHAWAPIHHGKAVCEFIGLKPGPYAAVVYHDENNDREFNMNAFGMPREGYGFSNDAAALFGPPTFEAASFNYTGKKLYVIINLRY; translated from the coding sequence TTGCGCATTCGGGCGGGGTTGTTCGTCGCGGCGATCGTGGTGATGGCGATCGCGTGTGCGACGCCGATTCGCGCGGAGATCGCTACGCCCGCCGAGACTTCGATCGCCACTTTGATCGCGACGCCGACTGCGGGCGCGGGAATGTCCGCATCGCCAACCGCTGCACCGAGTCCGACTGCGGCGCCGGCTGCGGGAGCGGAGAATGCGCTGAATATCGAAGTCGTCGGGCTGCAGAACGACGCTGGTCAGGTCGGATGCTCGCTATTCAACGATCCGGTGGCTTATCCGCGCGACGATACGAAAGTGCTGAGCCACGCGTGGGCGCCGATCCATCATGGCAAAGCAGTTTGCGAGTTCATTGGATTGAAACCGGGTCCATACGCGGCGGTGGTGTATCACGACGAAAACAACGATCGCGAATTCAACATGAACGCCTTCGGGATGCCGAGAGAGGGCTACGGATTTTCGAACGATGCGGCGGCGCTGTTCGGGCCGCCGACTTTTGAGGCGGCGTCCTTCAATTACACTGGCAAAAAACTCTACGTGATAATCAACCTCCGCTATTGA
- a CDS encoding DUF1156 domain-containing protein, producing the protein MDFPIAVVSRRLAREKSSGTAIRARSMWWARRRLAACRPTLLALLLPTVRPELSPKISKNRRAELLPRANRLAEKLLQLPIADKDESPSLNLALR; encoded by the coding sequence GTGGACTTTCCGATTGCTGTAGTTAGCCGCCGTTTGGCCCGGGAGAAGTCATCCGGCACGGCGATCCGAGCACGCTCCATGTGGTGGGCGCGTCGGCGCCTCGCGGCGTGCCGCCCGACGCTGCTCGCGCTCCTGCTGCCGACCGTGCGACCAGAACTGTCCCCGAAGATTTCAAAGAATAGGCGCGCCGAACTGCTACCGCGTGCCAATCGACTCGCCGAGAAATTGCTCCAACTACCGATCGCAGACAAAGACGAAAGTCCGAGTTTGAATTTAGCACTCCGCTAG